TTTATGAATTTGTGCACATTAAACTCATGATctttcatttctgtaaaaatgtCAACTATTTCCTTTGCAAGTATTTATTGACTAACATACTCCTTATTTCCTTCATTCTGAAAGTGTGACACATAGAGATATATCTGTTTCCTCTTCTCACTCTATTCTTTGTGTGCAttaattatcttttctatttttttcatttctagtttttctccGATGACtaatgaaaaatttaataaatattctacaCCAATACAATGTTTATCATTTCAGCAGTGTCTGGTTCTTGATGAAAGTATTTCTAAATGTGTTAATATAATTTACTATTTTCACATCACAATAGCTTCCTAATTCATTTCTATAATTGCCTGTTTTTTCTCTAATGGACTCTTCGATTTTTATTCCTCTGGGGTGGGTTTTTCTCCCACACACCTGATCTTCCATACAGGGTTTCTCCCAGGGATGACTCAGGAAGGAAAACTGATGAGGGGCATTTTTGTACCCGCTCCTGCCCTGCGGTGTCCATGCTCCCAAGTTTAGAATCAGCTCTGTGTTATGCCTGGCATGGTGGAGCCCATGAGACCCTCACATTCAAGTGCCAAAGATGCCCGGTCCAGCAGTGATAAAGCGAGACTGTGTCATGCACACCCGGGAAGGTGGCTCAGTGCTGAATGTGGCCTGGGTCACCAAACCAAGCAATCCCAGATTCTGTCCACAAATACAGAAGAGAGGGAGCCACAGTCTCTCTAGGATCCCACGGTTTCCTCCACTTTTTCCTTTGTTCTGAGAGAAAGACAAAGTGCCATGACTGCTCTGTGGGCTGGACAGATGCCTGTTTTCACCTGCAGGCTTGAACTCAAGCTGAGGTCTTGAGCATTCCCAGGTACTGATAAAGCACCTTAGATTGTTTctagaaaacactgaaaaattaaCCCTTTGTTAATTATGTAGAAACAAACCCTGCCCTGAACCAAACTCCTGAAACGCTCAGGTTAAACTTTGTAACTCAATCCCTTCACTGCAGATACCCAGTAGGAAAGTCACATGAGCAAGGATGAGATGACTTTGGTTAAACTCAGACCCCACAGGGCCAGGAAGGCCTGACGGAGAGGAGGCTCGTGTTGCCAGGTCTCAGATAAGAACTGTTTCTAAGGACTTTTTTAAAAACCCCATAAGAAACTCTTCCATGTCTTTCACCCCTCTCCTGCTTTGACATGGTTTATTACTAGATATTCTTTAGGACATCAGGAATGCAGATAGGCTGCTCTCGAGAGAATACTTGCCCAGCAATGGCATCTCCTCCAATGGACTGACAGCAACTCTGGCTTTGAACCTCTGGAACCAGGGAACTCTGCTTCTAAGCAGCTCTGTCAGCCTCTCCCTTGTTGCTGATAAGAATTTCCTTTACCTCTCTATGTACAGAGAGCTCTCTCTATGATGTTTTTCCTCTACTCTCACACCACAACAGTCATCAACACAGGAGACTTGTAGGATCAGATGTGTGGGATTGTTTCCCAGACCCAATAGCGAACagcagctgggtgtcctctaagtCGGCTCCGAGCTGTCTACCCAGACACAGTCCCAGATCCCACAGATTGAAGGCCCATTCTCCAAGATTGCCCCCACACACCATTCCCAAGTCCAgacctccagaacttctgactgactggcttcaagttggggaTCCCATGACcacctctttgggtttgattaatttgctgtagcagctcacagaactcagggagacACTGACGTTTACTGGTTGAATACAAAGCACACTGCAGAGGACACAGATGAAGAGACTCATAGGAGGAGGCATGGGGGAAGGGACCGGAGCATCTATGCCCTCCCTGGGCGCCACGCTCCAGGAACCTCCGCATGCTCAGCCATCCAGAAGCCCATGAAACCCAGTCCTCTTGGGCTTTTAAGGAGCTTCGTGACATCAGCATTTCCTCCCACAAGGAACAGGGTGAGACCATCTTCTGGGAGGGTCTTAAGAGCCACCATCAGAAAGGCAGGGAACATTCGAGTCTTGCCTTGGGCAGGTgaaggaagggcaggaggaggtCAGAGGCCTCCCCTAAGGCCTAACACAGCCAATACTCTAACAAAAGACTGTAACCAGTGGTATGGAGTTATAAGCCAGGAACCGCGGGTGAAAACCAGTGTGTATCACAACATCACACTTCCCTCTCCGGATGCACTGTGTCTTGCCATGCCATGCACTCCAGATTGTAATCTTTGCTTCTCATTGTCAAATACAAGCAAAATCCAGGCAACCCTGGAGcaatgcagccttgaattcctggggtcTCTTGTATGCACACTCTCTTCAACCAAACGGGGATCATAACTATGGCATTTGTGGGATGCAAATCCTGTGTATACGAATGGCAGACTTTCCCTATACATGGTGCAGTGGAGCCAGCTTCAGGGCTGGAGTACAGGCAGGTTTTGTGACATGTGGGCCACGGACTGGAGCCAGTTCCCTTGTACACCAAAGAACAACTGTACTTAGAGAtaattttctctagatttttgttttgttttgttattttaggtTAAAGCATTGGATAGAACACCCAGTGTCACCTTGTCTACCTCCAGGACATGCTGCAGGGCCCACTCTATGGAAGTCCCTCTAACAAATGCTCTATGAACACCCTggtgtttagtgcttctttctttggaatcccaGCAGCTCTATCACTGGACGGTTTGGTGCACTCCTTTGATGGAATTCCTCTGGGCTGCTTGGGGTCCACTCCAGCCTCAGGTGTAGCTGGAGGACGcagcctcccaccttggtctgGAGCCCTGAGGCCCTCACTGTCATTGCAGATCCCGAGGTTCCTCTCCCACCTCCATTCAGTGGTGGAAAACTCCATTCTAATTACCCCTTGAAGGTCCTGGGACCCTCTGGCCTCTGTTCTTTCTTGTGGATCCACCTACACTTGGGAACTTCCTCACCTCTTTTTCTGCTCATGACATTGATGCTCTGGGTATTTCAGAAATGCCTCATGTACATTTCTCCATTAGGGTCAGATGTGAGATCCAGAGTGGACACATCAATCATCTACACAGACTGGGGGGTCCAACATCGAGATCCTTTCACATCCCAAACAGTTCAGGTCTTACCCTGGTCTGGAAATCAAGCACAAATGAGCCCCTCCGAATGTCCCAGGCACCACTGACCCAACAACCACTGTGACCAGTGGGATTCATGACAACAATCtgcaaaggaggaaactgaggctcagtgatgGGACATTACAAACCAAGGTCATGTAGGCAGCGGATGATAACCAGTCATCAAATAAATATCaactccctcccccactccccaaatCAAAGCTCAAACATAAGTCATTGTTCTCAAAACGTTGAACAGGGATTGAGGTGCAGAGGGATGGCCAAGTAAGCAAAGGGCACCGAGGAGGCAGGAAAGTCTCAGATGTTTGTTCCCAGCGGGTGGGAGTGGACACtgtagcaaaatattttaaaaaggggaagTTGAGAGGGGACTATTTGGTTGAAAGAAAACCCACAATCCAGTGTCAAGAAAGAAGTCAACTTTTCTTCCCCTATTTCCCTGCATTTCTCCTCTGTGCTCACTGCCACACGCAGCTCAACCTGAGCTACACAGCCAGATGCGAGATGCTTCTCTGCTGATCTGAGTCTGCCTGCAGCATGGACCTTGGTCTTCCCTGAAGCATCTCCAGGGCTGGAGGGACGACTGCCATGGTAAGGACCCCACAACGCTGAGCTGATGGATGGCTGAAGGAGGGAGGGTGACCATGTGGGAGGCTgtgagaaggaaagggaagcctCCGTTACCCTCATCTGGAAGGGCAGACGCAGAAAGCACCAGTTCTATTTGCTGCTACATCCCGTCTCTCAGTGAGAAGAGGAGAAACCAGACAGACAGTGGCTGGGGGTCAGGAAAGACCCCATTACAGTCTGAAATGTCTGCAGAGGGCCTGGTTCCTGCCCCCACCTCAGCTCTAAAAGAATGAGAGTCAGGCTCCTGGTAGGGTAGTTCTGCTTCCTGTGTGGCTGCAGATGACAACACCCCATGAGAAGGACCCAGCCTCCGAGTGTCCACACTgggtgggaaggaggggaggctatttctctctgtgtgtctctgtcctgCCAGCACCGAGGGCTCATCCATCCGCAGAGCAGGGCAGTGGGAGGAGACGCTATGACCCCCATCGTCACAGTCCTGATCTGTCTCAGTGAGATTTGAAGAGGGAGGGGAGCTTCTAACCTAGGAGGGACCTCACCCCACAGCCGACCTCTAGTCCCTAAGGAGACCCCAGGGGCTCACAAAGATCCCAGGGAGGGGAGGACCTGCCCAGGCTTCAGGGGCAAATTCCTCACAGGGAACTCTCTTCCAGGGCTGAGTCTGGGCCCCCGGACCCACGTGCAGGCAGGTGAGTCTGTCCCCAGCTCTCCCAGGTCCCTCCTCCTCACTGGGGACAAGGGGCCACCCCCGTGCAGCTGGGGATGGGGAATAGCAGTTCTGGACTGACTGATGGGGGCATCTGGAGGGTCCTGGGCTGAGAGCTGAGATATGTTGGGTGGGAAATGACTTAGAATCTGAACTCTGATTTCCTTCCAGGGACCCTCCCCAAGCCCACACTCTGGGCTGAGCCAGGCTCTGTGATCACCCAGGGGAGTCCCGTGACCCTCTGGTGTCAGGGGATCCTGGAGACCCAGGAGTACCGTCtgtatagagaaaagaaaacagcacCCTGGATTACACGGATCCCACAGGAGATTGTGAAGAAGGGCCAGTTCCCCATCCCATCCATCACCTGGGAACACACAGGGCGGTATCGCTGTTTCTACGGTAGCCACACTGCAGGCTGGTCAGAGCCCAGTGACCCCCTGGAGCTGGTGGTGACAGGTGAGCTGACACTGAGGgctcccagccccaggctctgccctcaggaaGGGAGTCAGTTCTCAGGGGCATCTCCCTCTcacagcccagccctggggaTGAAGTGGGAGGTGTGAGCCCCATTTAACATGGTGCCTCCTTCTCTCCTAGGAGCCTACATCAAACCCACCCTCTCAGCTCTACCCAGCCCTGTGGTGACCTCAGGAGGGAACGTGACCCTCCATTGTGTCTCACAGGTGGCATTTGGCAGCTTCATTCTGTGTAAGGAAGGAGAAGATGAACACCCACAATGCCTGAACTCACAGCCCCGTACCCATGGGTGGTCCCGGGCCATCTTCTCTGTGGGCCCCGTGAGCCCGAGTCGCAGGTGGTCGTACAGGTGCTATGCTTATGACTCGAACTCTCCCCATGTGTGGTCTCTACCCAGTGATCTCCTGGAGCTCCTGGTCCTAGGTGAGAAATTCACAGCATTGCCTGGAGTTCCCTGAGTCTCCCTGAGTCTCCAGGCAGGTGGGGAGCAGCCACGTCTCAGGGCAGCTCCAGGTGGGATGATGTTGGGGCGAGAGGGCTCAGGGCTCCTGGGGCCGGAGACACAGGAAGATCAGCAGTGGTGAGGCCCCGGGGGAGAGGGAGGATATGTGGGGAAGCCTGAGGGTCGGCTCCTGGAAACCATGAGCACCTTTTCCCAGGTGTTTCTAAGAAGCCATCACTCTCAGTGCAGCCAGGTCCTATAGTGGCCCCTGGGGAGAGCCTGACCCTCCAGTGTGTTTCTGATGTCAGCTACGACAGATTTGTTCTGTATAAGGAGGGAGAACGTGACTTCCTCCAGCTCCCTGGCCCACAGCCCCAGGCTGGGCTCTCCCAGGCCAACTTCACCCTGGGCCCTGTGAGCCGCTCCTACGGGGGCCAGTACAGATGCTCCGGTGCATACAACCTCTCCTCCGAGTGGTCGGCCCCCAGCGACCCCCTGGACATCCTGATCGCAGGTGAGGAGCCCAGCGGGTTCAGTCAGGGACACAGGCTCCGCACAGGCCCTGCCAGGGGAGCCCAGGTGGTGATGGCCGGAATGAGGGGTGGGGGTCccaagggagggagagacagacagagacaggggATGGGCGGGGCGGGGAAGACTCAGagaaaacagagatagagactgAGGGTCCCAGATAGAAGCCTGGGGAGGCGTCAGCTCAGAACAAGGTGGGGCAGCCTCTCACCCATCCTTCTTCTCTCCAGGACAGTTCCGTGGCAGACCCTTCATCTCGGTGCATCCGGGCCCCACGGTGGCCTCAGGAGAGAACGTGACCCTGCTGTGTCAGTCATGGGGGCCGTTCCACACTTTCCTTCTGACCAAGGCGGGAGCAGCTGATGCCCCCCTCCGTCTCAGATCAATACACGAATATCCTAAGTACCAGGCTGAATTCCCTATGAGTCCTGTGACCTCAGCCCACTCGGGGACCTACAGGTGCTACGGCTCACTCAGCTCCAACCCCTACCTGCTGTCTCACCCCAGTGACTCCCTGGAGCTCATGGTCTCAGGTGAGGGCCCTGACCCTGTCCTCTCCGAGCTCAAAGGATCAGCTCAGGCCCTGCCCCCCAGGAGAGCTCTGGACACTAAGAAAAGAGGggagttggctgggcacggtggcttacacctgtaatcccagcactttgggaggcccaggcgggtggatcaggaggccaggagatcgagaccatcctggctaacacagtgaaccccgtctccactaaaaaatagaaaaaattagccaagcgtggtggcaggtgtctgtagtcccaggtactcgggaggctgaggcaggagaatggcatgaacctgggaggcggagcttgccgtgagctgatgtcatgccactgcactcaatcctgggcaagacagcgagactccatctcaaaaaaaaaggaaaagaaaagagtggaGTGAAGGGGGAAGGTCTGCGGGGGAGGGTCGAGCCCATGGGAGGGTGGAAATAGACGGGGCCTCCCACCCCTGGCTCCCACCCTTGTAGTCTCAGTAGGGTAAAGAGCAGGGAAGGCTGGGAGGAGATGGGGGTGAACCTCAGAGGAGATGAGAGTAGACTGAGGGTGAAAGACAGAGGCCCCACCTGCTCCCCTCCTGATGTCTCCACCTCAGAATCAGAGCCTCTGGGGATCCCAACCTCTAAGTCCTGACCCCATGGGTGACAAAAACCCAGTCACTCCCAGCTCTAAAGAAGTTTCTAGACTCATCTCAATGCTACCTCTAATATTCAGGGTCTGATTTCCAGGGCAGCAGAGGGGAGGGTGGACAGTAAGGGTGTGGTCTGCATGGCTTCCTGGTGCTCCAGGGATGGGGCAGGTGTTCCCTCCGTGGTGTTCAGAGGGGAGAGAGGTGTCTGAGGTTCAGCATTGATGAGTGGAGCAGCGGGGTCTTTCCCCCTCCCCGAGCAGGATTCCAGGAGACATCACCTCTGGTTGAGACTCTCCACTGTCTCATGTACATAACAAAATCTCTCCAATTTTCTACTGAAAGCAACACGTGGCACAGCTCTGCAGGACCCCACACCCCGACCTTGTCCTGCAGGATGTGTGACGAGTAGAAGAGGGAGAACAGGTCGGGTCAGCAGGATTTGGGGTCCAGCCTGACTTGGACACGTGGAAGATGCTGGGGCTGATGGAGGAGGAACAGAGGCGGGCGAGTTGGAAAGAGGACAGACAGACGGTCCCTTGGCAGCTCTCATTTCTCATTTCCAAGGGCCCCTGAGGATGAACCCCTCACCCACACCTGTAGGGTCCCTGGGCCATCTCAAGACAAGAGAGGAGGCCTTGGTGGGATCTGACTGTGATGAGGGTGAAGTCCACCCCGAGCAGAAATGAGTGATACACAACACGTGCTGTGAATAATTCCCTAACTTGCCAGGGAGCAAGTGCACGGCCCCTCCTTAGTCTCAGGGGTGCCCTGAGCCCAAGCCCACCAGGTGAGCACAGGAGGGGCCGTGTGAGCGGCACCCACAGCTGGAGTGCTTCTCTCTAAAGGAGCACGTTTTGGGTGGACTCAACCCTCACCACAGTCAGATCCCACCAAGGCTCTGTGCTCAGGGCACCCGGAGACTAAGGAGGGACCGTGCACCTGCTCCCTGGATGAGTTAGGGAATGATTCACAGCACGTCTCATATGTCATTCATTTCTACACTGTATTTTCTGTAC
The DNA window shown above is from Homo sapiens chromosome 19, GRCh38.p14 Primary Assembly and carries:
- the LILRA1 gene encoding leukocyte immunoglobulin-like receptor subfamily A member 1 isoform 2 precursor (isoform 2 precursor is encoded by transcript variant 2): MTPIVTVLICLRLSLGPRTHVQAGTLPKPTLWAEPGSVITQGSPVTLWCQGILETQEYRLYREKKTAPWITRIPQEIVKKGQFPIPSITWEHTGRYRCFYGSHTAGWSEPSDPLELVVTGAYIKPTLSALPSPVVTSGGNVTLHCVSQVAFGSFILCKEGEDEHPQCLNSQPRTHGWSRAIFSVGPVSPSRRWSYRCYAYDSNSPHVWSLPSDLLELLVLGAAETLSPPQNKSDSKAGAANTLSPSQNKTASHPQDYTVENLIRMGIAGLVLVVLGILLFEAQHSQRSL
- the LILRA1 gene encoding leukocyte immunoglobulin-like receptor subfamily A member 1 isoform 3 precursor (isoform 3 precursor is encoded by transcript variant 3), which codes for MTPIVTVLICLRLSLGPRTHVQAGTLPKPTLWAEPGSVITQGSPVTLWCQGILETQEYRLYREKKTAPWITRIPQEIVKKGQFPIPSITWEHTGRYRCFYGSHTAGWSEPSDPLELVVTGAYIKPTLSALPSPVVTSGGNVTLHCVSQVAFGSFILCKEGEDEHPQCLNSQPRTHGWSRAIFSVGPVSPSRRWSYRCYAYDSNSPHVWSLPSDLLELLVLGVSKKPSLSVQPGPIVAPGESLTLQCVSDVSYDRFVLYKEGERDFLQLPGPQPQAGLSQANFTLGPVSRSYGGQYRCSGAYNLSSEWSAPSDPLDILIAGQFRGRPFISVHPGPTVASGENVTLLCQSWGPFHTFLLTKAGAADAPLRLRSIHEYPKYQAEFPMSPVTSAHSGTYRCYGSLSSNPYLLSHPSDSLELMVSGAAETLSPPQNKSDSKAGE
- the LILRA1 gene encoding leukocyte immunoglobulin-like receptor subfamily A member 1 isoform 1 precursor (isoform 1 precursor is encoded by transcript variant 1); protein product: MTPIVTVLICLRLSLGPRTHVQAGTLPKPTLWAEPGSVITQGSPVTLWCQGILETQEYRLYREKKTAPWITRIPQEIVKKGQFPIPSITWEHTGRYRCFYGSHTAGWSEPSDPLELVVTGAYIKPTLSALPSPVVTSGGNVTLHCVSQVAFGSFILCKEGEDEHPQCLNSQPRTHGWSRAIFSVGPVSPSRRWSYRCYAYDSNSPHVWSLPSDLLELLVLGVSKKPSLSVQPGPIVAPGESLTLQCVSDVSYDRFVLYKEGERDFLQLPGPQPQAGLSQANFTLGPVSRSYGGQYRCSGAYNLSSEWSAPSDPLDILIAGQFRGRPFISVHPGPTVASGENVTLLCQSWGPFHTFLLTKAGAADAPLRLRSIHEYPKYQAEFPMSPVTSAHSGTYRCYGSLSSNPYLLSHPSDSLELMVSGAAETLSPPQNKSDSKAGAANTLSPSQNKTASHPQDYTVENLIRMGIAGLVLVVLGILLFEAQHSQRSL